In the Cydia fagiglandana chromosome 14, ilCydFagi1.1, whole genome shotgun sequence genome, one interval contains:
- the LOC134670500 gene encoding zinc finger BED domain-containing protein 4-like: MPKVINPIWEYFEKKNSQPSKAECKLCRKTVSLGSLQPKLQTIKGLKLHLSKYHLTENEHFLIQIDDLKNQAAEKQNNLKSAGPVLLETDKKTQPTMQQLLANPPKAQWPHDHDITKRIDKAIMDYILVDMQPYNTVSGKGFKRLNFADPAGPKKYKLKSEKFFRTQLMPETFEKVKTKVVNLLCEAEWISFTTDIWSNPTKTCSLLSFTAHFVHNEQRPKVILGASVLENDHTGDYISEKLKEVVEDYNIGSKIHLALRDNAGNMARATRVAEYDSLGCVSQTLQLVIHDAILSVPNIITILKKCRKVVGHFHRSEQARRYLNTFQKTLNLPEHTLFQDVETRWNSTYLMLSRLIEQKNAINLYRVERGSINEINNEEWTTMQDAVSVLECFYEATLDMSSDASCVSLVIPLVAMLSGKLASTSGQSQFVASADTAMSADIENNESDALQNCAAAEMKSKLLCSLNHRFSFIRTSSPLICATLLDPRFKTKYLTENEVNGAKTKIFEVLQLGTPAGLGERQGGASTSVRSVNETSLWAAHDSIESDDDPMTDNSLESSLDNYLREPRLHRNANIYEYWHSSPYQLLRPAAKKILSAPPTSVASEQLFSRAGQLYDERRHNLTGHNAEKLLFLCYNIELFNFDY, encoded by the coding sequence ATGCCTAAAGTAATAAACCCTATTTGggagtattttgaaaaaaaaaattcacaacCATCTAAGGCAGAATGCAAGCTCTGCAGGAAAACAGTGTCTCTGGGAAGTTTGCAACCTAAGCTTCAAACTATTAAAGGGTTAAAACTACATTtatcgaaatatcatttgacagAAAACGAACATTTTTTAATACAAATAGATGACCTGAAAAACCAAGCAGctgaaaagcaaaataatttaaaatcagCGGGCCCTGTACTTCTTGAAACAGACAAGAAGACTCAACCTACGATGCAGCAATTGCTGGCGAATCCGCCAAAAGCCCAATGGCCCCATGACCATGACATAACAAAACGCATAGATAAGGCTATCATGGATTATATATTAGTTGACATGCAGCCTTATAACACTGTGTCAGGAAAAGGATTTAAGCGCTTAAATTTTGCGGACCCTGCAGgaccaaaaaaatataaattgaaaTCTGAAAAATTTTTTCGCACCCAACTAATGCCGGAAACTTTTGAAAAAGTTAAAACTAAAGTAGTCAATTTGCTATGTGAGGCCGAGTGGATAAGTTTTACTACAGACATTTGGTCAAATCCTACTAAAACTTGTTCACTTCTGAGTTTTACGGCCCATTTTGTGCACAATGAACAACGACCAAAAGTAATCTTGGGTGCATCAGTTTTAGAAAATGACCACACGGGCGACTATATCTCCGAGAAACTGAAAGAAGTAGTCGAAGATTATAATATAGGCTCTAAAATCCACCTTGCTCTTCGCGATAATGCTGGGAACATGGCCCGTGCTACAAGGGTTGCGGAGTACGATTCGTTGGGCTGTGTGTCTCAGACACTACAACTGGTGATTCATGACGCAATTTTATCGGTGCCAAACATAATAACAATACTAAAAAAGTGTCGTAAAGTAGTCGGACACTTTCATAGAAGTGAGCAGGCACggaggtatttaaatactttccaaaaaacTTTAAATTTACCAGAACACACCCTATTCCAAGACGTGGAAACACGTTGGAACAGCACGTACTTAATGTTGTCACGGTTGATTGAGCAAAAAAATGCGATTAATCTATACCGTGTCGAAAGGGGCTCAATCAATGAAATTAATAACGAAGAATGGACGACGATGCAAGATGCTGTCAGTGTATTGGAATGTTTTTATGAGGCCACATTAGACATGTCGTCAGATGCATCATGTGTCTCCTTGGTGATACCTTTAGTAGCCATGTTAAGTGGAAAACTTGCGTCAACTAGCGGGCAAAGTCAGTTTGTAGCGTCGGCAGATACTGCAATGTCAGCAGATATAGAAAACAATGAAAGTGATGCTCTTCAAAATTGTGCTGCTGCTGAGATGAAAAGCAAGTTGTTGTGCTCACTCAATCATCGCTTTTCATTCATACGAACATCGAGCCCCTTAATTTGTGCAACATTGTTGGATCCCCGattcaaaacaaaatatttgacCGAAAACGAGGTAAACGGAGCCAAGACTAAAATTTTTGAagttttacaattaggtacaccGGCAGGACTTGGAGAGCGTCAGGGTGGAGCGTCAACTTCAGTTAGATCCGTCAATGAGACAAGTTTGTGGGCAGCTCACGACTCCATCGAGTCTGATGACGACCCAATGACGGACAACTCACTTGAATCGTCACTTGACAATTATCTGAGAGAGCCAAGGCTGCATAGGAATGCAAATATCTACGAATACTGGCATTCATCGCCTTACCAACTCCTGCGCCCTGcagcaaaaaaaattttgtcgGCTCCACCAACAAGTGTGGCTAGCGAACAGCTTTTTAGCAGGGCTGGTCAATTGTACGACGAGCGGCGTCACAATTTAACTGGCCACAACGCTGAAAAGTTATTGTTTTTGTGCTATAATATAGAACTATTTAATTTTGATTATTAA